Proteins from a single region of candidate division KSB1 bacterium:
- a CDS encoding DUF4160 domain-containing protein: MSPTIFRHKGYRFFFFSREEKRMHIHVFCADGEAKFWLEPLISVAKNHGLSSRQLNELKEIIEEKKDDII, encoded by the coding sequence ATGAGTCCTACAATTTTTCGACATAAAGGTTATCGTTTCTTTTTCTTTTCGCGAGAAGAAAAACGTATGCATATTCATGTGTTTTGTGCTGATGGGGAAGCAAAGTTCTGGTTAGAACCATTAATTTCGGTAGCTAAAAATCACGGTTTGTCTTCAAGACAATTAAATGAATTAAAAGAAATAATCGAGGAAAAGAAAGATGATATCATCG
- a CDS encoding DUF1801 domain-containing protein, whose product MPDGFEEILTKASPAVQELAKRTRALIKEIMPDVVEVPWPKQKYAGYGVGPKKMSEHFCYIGVFKNHINLGFNYGAELPDPENLLEGTGALFRHIKITKQEQLEQAALSQLLEAATKHLPRLKK is encoded by the coding sequence ATGCCAGACGGTTTTGAAGAAATTCTTACGAAAGCAAGTCCTGCGGTACAAGAGTTGGCGAAACGCACCAGAGCGTTGATTAAGGAAATCATGCCCGACGTTGTCGAGGTGCCCTGGCCAAAACAAAAATACGCTGGCTACGGTGTAGGACCTAAAAAGATGTCGGAGCACTTCTGTTACATCGGCGTCTTTAAAAATCATATCAACCTTGGCTTTAACTACGGTGCCGAACTCCCCGATCCTGAAAACCTCCTCGAGGGCACAGGGGCGCTCTTTCGGCATATCAAAATAACTAAACAGGAACAACTCGAGCAGGCGGCCTTATCTCAATTGCTTGAGGCTGCTACAAAACACTTACCAAGATTAAAAAAATAA